A stretch of the Duncaniella dubosii genome encodes the following:
- a CDS encoding RluA family pseudouridine synthase produces MAKKPFSTKPGAERNSFKPDVIESYNVGQESRLLEFLIQAMPERKRTAIKNLLSHNQIAVNGIPVTQFDTELKQGDEVKANLTREFRMFYNRRLKLVYEDDDIIVVNKGYGLLSMGTDKIKDGTAYSILRDYLKWKDPRNKLFIVHRLDRDTSGLMVFAKSEEAKKRLQHNWNNMVLSRKYLAVVEGTPDPAEGTVKSYLAENSRYEVYSTKNPEEGQLAITRYTTLKSRNGYSLMEVSLDTGRKNQIRVHMKDLGHPIAGDRRYGAKSSPIHRMALHAQTLRFVHPITRKDMNFTTSIPASFAKMVAMG; encoded by the coding sequence ATGGCAAAGAAACCGTTCTCGACAAAACCGGGCGCAGAGCGCAATTCATTCAAACCCGATGTGATCGAAAGCTATAACGTCGGGCAAGAGTCACGCCTGCTCGAATTTCTCATACAGGCAATGCCCGAACGAAAACGCACCGCAATCAAGAACCTTCTGAGCCACAATCAGATTGCAGTCAACGGAATTCCGGTGACACAGTTTGACACCGAGCTTAAACAGGGCGATGAGGTAAAGGCCAACCTGACACGCGAGTTCCGCATGTTCTACAACCGTCGCCTGAAACTCGTCTATGAAGACGATGACATCATCGTCGTCAACAAGGGCTACGGGCTTCTCTCGATGGGTACGGATAAAATCAAGGACGGCACTGCCTACAGCATCCTGCGCGACTATCTGAAATGGAAAGACCCGCGCAACAAGCTCTTCATCGTCCACCGCCTTGACCGCGACACGTCCGGGCTCATGGTTTTCGCCAAAAGTGAGGAAGCCAAAAAACGTCTGCAACACAACTGGAACAACATGGTGCTTTCGCGCAAATATCTCGCAGTAGTCGAAGGCACTCCCGATCCGGCCGAAGGGACGGTCAAAAGCTATCTCGCCGAAAACTCGCGCTATGAAGTCTATTCCACCAAAAATCCCGAGGAAGGACAGCTCGCCATCACACGCTACACCACTCTGAAAAGCCGCAACGGCTACTCACTGATGGAGGTGTCGCTTGACACAGGACGCAAAAACCAGATTCGCGTCCACATGAAGGATCTCGGCCATCCGATTGCCGGCGACCGCCGCTACGGAGCGAAAAGCTCCCCTATCCACCGCATGGCACTCCATGCCCAGACCCTCCGCTTTGTCCATCCCATCACCCGAAAGGACATGAACTTCACAACCTCCATTCCCGCCTCGTTTGCCAAAATGGTGGCTATGGGATGA
- a CDS encoding DUF1573 domain-containing protein, with the protein MKRVIAILTFLLSLIVSLHADNPQSADDFIPAISFEKNNINFGLVDKAEGEKRFEFRFVNSGNAPLVLTYVHASCSCVRLEYPRQPIAPGDSSFIAGRLNPATIHETDFKRSILVRTNANPPQTRLFITGKIKSVESEKTK; encoded by the coding sequence ATGAAAAGAGTCATAGCGATACTTACATTTTTACTGAGTCTTATTGTATCTTTGCATGCTGACAATCCGCAAAGTGCCGACGACTTCATTCCTGCTATCTCATTTGAAAAAAACAATATAAATTTCGGCCTTGTCGACAAAGCCGAAGGAGAAAAAAGATTCGAGTTCCGTTTTGTCAACTCAGGCAATGCGCCACTCGTATTGACCTATGTCCACGCCTCATGCAGTTGTGTCAGACTCGAATACCCGCGTCAGCCCATCGCACCCGGAGACAGCTCATTCATAGCCGGTAGACTTAATCCGGCAACCATCCACGAGACCGATTTCAAACGCAGCATTCTCGTGCGCACCAATGCAAACCCTCCACAGACCCGCCTGTTCATAACCGGCAAAATAAAGAGCGTTGAAAGTGAAAAAACGAAGTGA
- a CDS encoding SusC/RagA family TonB-linked outer membrane protein: MYSHTNIICKSLVIASFGLFIFPTTSALAIEIPAGITAPQSNATTIRGTVTDDTNEPLPGATIVVKGTQNGTSTDIDGNFEINVHRQGKVTLVVSYVGMKTKEVQATSGAKLDIVLETNADMLDEVIVSGFQTISRERNTGSAVVVGAEKLGKIQAPDLSSKLEGVTPGLTIYNNQMSIRGNSSFSISSTPLLVVDGQPATGMTIDDINPNTIESVTVLKDAAATSLYGVYASNGVIVITTKRGADRKLEANFSLGYYLNPLPSLDYQHYASTSSIIDLEREMLITDPDYINNPTGYFSTKTSKTNAAYMSQIDMLYYRLSRNEISETELNASLDALRKNDYREEYRKHLQKNSLTQDYNVTLNAGSEKYDFYAAVRYQKMGLYTKYDSDDRLSFYTRNDLKVAPWMKLTLGANVMLKKTSYTQASGLEATAAMPYDTLYDNDGNLSYRYLYNQVLAEDINSTDGLNFMGYNAIEESGYNKYKSDDLYMKYFLQANFNIIRGLDFELKAQYEKRKINASEYDEADSYMMRSMINEFASTNSRGGFDYNIPQGGHMLYRDTNYDNYNVRGQFNYRNTFGDKHDVTALLGAEAREDKNDVHISERYGFDAQRLTYGQVDWMTLSKTGVIGQLYAASRTKAENLYIADVKHRYVSAYFNAGYVYDSRYSLNASVRVEQADLFGSDPKYRYRPLWSVGGSWNVDKEQFMRDITWLNMLKIRATYGITGMVDQTSSPYLLASFATSPYTNSPITIILTPPNSSLRWEKTSTFNAGIDFMLINRLSGSLDFYSKYSSDLLVNKSIDPSLGFDGMARANNGAMKNTGVEINLSYDWIRNRDFSFTTSFSAAYNKNTIDKVDYKPTDALDMMRYPTSNYLKGDTYNSLYAYKYAGLTADGNPSVYNENGEAVSINPVRNIDAVVCVGQLTPKWNGALNLDFRWRDLSAFAKVVYYAGHSLRVDVPTLYDSNHKLLDGAVSEDIVDRWTAENTNTSIPVMGIHGDSGERNEHWRYANVNTASASFIKLRNIGVAYTFPARLLKKTHAFKGAQLRFQIDNLCHWAANKHDIDPEAFNANSGLRTDAQTPTYIFGLNFNF, encoded by the coding sequence ATGTATAGTCATACCAACATTATCTGCAAATCGCTGGTGATCGCCTCTTTCGGGCTTTTCATATTCCCGACAACCTCGGCACTCGCCATCGAAATTCCAGCCGGCATCACAGCGCCACAGTCCAACGCCACGACGATACGTGGAACAGTGACCGACGACACAAACGAACCGCTCCCGGGCGCAACAATCGTCGTAAAGGGAACTCAGAACGGCACAAGCACCGACATTGACGGCAATTTTGAAATCAATGTCCACCGTCAGGGAAAAGTGACACTCGTGGTGAGCTATGTAGGCATGAAAACCAAAGAAGTGCAGGCCACATCAGGCGCAAAGCTCGACATCGTACTTGAGACCAATGCCGACATGCTTGATGAAGTAATCGTATCTGGATTCCAGACAATCTCTCGCGAACGCAACACAGGCTCGGCCGTAGTTGTCGGCGCCGAGAAACTCGGCAAAATCCAAGCTCCCGACCTCAGTTCGAAACTCGAAGGTGTCACACCCGGTCTGACCATCTACAACAACCAGATGAGCATCCGAGGCAACTCGTCATTTTCAATTTCAAGCACCCCGCTTCTTGTTGTCGACGGACAGCCTGCAACCGGCATGACCATCGACGACATCAATCCCAACACTATTGAAAGTGTAACGGTGCTGAAAGACGCGGCTGCCACATCGCTCTACGGTGTATATGCCTCTAACGGTGTCATTGTCATCACGACTAAGCGCGGAGCTGACCGCAAGCTCGAAGCCAATTTCTCGCTCGGCTATTACCTGAATCCGCTCCCCTCGCTCGACTATCAGCACTATGCTTCGACATCATCGATAATCGATCTCGAACGCGAAATGCTCATTACCGACCCCGATTACATCAATAATCCGACAGGCTACTTCTCCACAAAGACGAGCAAGACCAACGCGGCATATATGTCGCAGATCGACATGCTCTATTACCGTCTGTCGCGCAACGAAATCAGCGAAACAGAGCTTAACGCCTCACTTGATGCACTGCGTAAAAACGACTACCGAGAGGAGTATCGCAAACATCTTCAGAAAAACAGCCTGACACAAGACTACAACGTGACACTCAACGCAGGAAGCGAAAAATATGACTTCTATGCAGCCGTCCGCTACCAGAAGATGGGACTTTACACGAAGTATGACAGTGACGACCGCCTGTCGTTCTACACCCGCAACGACCTCAAGGTCGCTCCGTGGATGAAACTGACCCTCGGAGCTAACGTGATGCTTAAGAAAACCTCCTACACACAGGCTTCAGGACTCGAAGCGACGGCGGCAATGCCCTACGATACACTCTATGACAACGATGGCAACCTATCATACCGCTATCTCTACAATCAGGTACTCGCAGAGGATATAAACTCGACAGATGGTCTCAACTTCATGGGCTACAATGCAATCGAGGAATCAGGCTATAACAAATATAAGTCCGACGACCTCTATATGAAGTATTTCCTTCAGGCAAACTTCAATATCATCCGCGGTCTTGACTTCGAACTTAAGGCCCAATATGAAAAACGCAAGATAAATGCGTCGGAATACGACGAGGCCGATTCATACATGATGCGCTCGATGATAAATGAATTCGCATCGACCAACAGTCGCGGAGGATTTGACTACAACATTCCTCAGGGCGGCCACATGCTCTACCGCGACACCAACTATGACAATTACAATGTGCGCGGTCAGTTCAACTACCGCAACACTTTCGGCGACAAGCACGACGTGACGGCTCTTCTCGGAGCTGAGGCACGCGAGGACAAAAACGACGTGCACATAAGCGAGCGCTATGGCTTCGATGCCCAGCGTCTCACCTACGGACAGGTCGACTGGATGACTCTTTCGAAGACAGGCGTTATCGGCCAGCTCTACGCTGCCTCGCGCACCAAAGCCGAGAATCTCTACATCGCAGACGTGAAACACCGCTATGTGTCAGCTTACTTCAACGCCGGTTATGTGTATGACTCGCGCTATTCGCTCAACGCGAGTGTGCGTGTCGAGCAGGCTGACCTCTTCGGAAGCGATCCGAAATACCGTTACCGACCGCTGTGGTCGGTAGGTGGCAGCTGGAATGTCGACAAAGAGCAGTTCATGCGCGACATAACATGGCTCAACATGCTTAAAATTCGTGCCACTTACGGTATCACGGGTATGGTCGACCAGACATCGTCGCCCTATCTTCTCGCATCGTTCGCCACATCTCCCTATACCAACAGCCCGATCACGATAATTCTCACCCCTCCAAACAGCTCTCTGCGCTGGGAAAAGACCTCGACTTTCAATGCAGGTATTGACTTCATGCTCATCAACCGCCTGTCGGGCAGCCTTGATTTCTATAGCAAATACAGCTCCGACCTCCTTGTCAACAAGAGCATAGACCCGTCGCTCGGCTTCGACGGCATGGCGCGTGCAAACAACGGTGCAATGAAAAACACCGGTGTGGAAATCAACCTCAGCTATGACTGGATTAGAAACCGTGATTTCTCGTTCACCACATCATTCTCGGCCGCCTACAACAAGAACACCATCGACAAAGTGGACTACAAACCCACTGACGCGCTCGACATGATGCGCTATCCGACCTCCAACTATCTGAAAGGCGATACCTACAATTCGCTTTACGCATATAAGTATGCAGGTCTGACAGCCGACGGCAATCCTTCGGTCTACAATGAGAACGGCGAAGCCGTTTCAATCAATCCTGTGCGCAACATAGATGCTGTGGTATGCGTCGGACAGCTGACACCGAAATGGAACGGAGCGCTCAATCTTGATTTCCGCTGGCGCGACCTGTCGGCATTCGCCAAGGTGGTCTACTATGCCGGACACTCCCTGCGCGTCGATGTCCCGACTCTCTATGACTCTAACCACAAGCTGCTCGACGGCGCTGTCAGCGAGGACATCGTTGACCGCTGGACTGCTGAAAATACAAACACAAGCATTCCTGTCATGGGTATCCACGGCGACAGCGGCGAGCGCAACGAACACTGGCGCTACGCAAATGTCAACACCGCCAGCGCATCTTTCATCAAACTGCGCAACATCGGCGTGGCCTACACCTTCCCCGCACGACTGCTTAAAAAGACCCATGCTTTCAAAGGCGCACAGCTTCGATTCCAGATAGACAATCTATGCCATTGGGCAGCCAACAAACACGACATCGACCCTGAAGCTTTCAATGCCAATTCAGGACTCAGGACCGACGCTCAGACTCCGACCTATATTTTCGGACTCAACTTCAACTTCTAA
- a CDS encoding thiol protease/hemagglutinin PrtT, translating into MKRQILTAAFISWLTGTSMTAATVNHDAALHYATEFLSERGLSSTLRPVSLSAISRSVSLPQSEAVHIFNIGENEGYVIIAGDDRAKKILAYSDTGNIDMATMPEACRTWIEQYAEEISSLPADSHAADTAGQTYENKRANAVAPLLKSRWNQKSPYNLQCPVDITTGRQSVTGCVATATAQIMYYHRHPLQATGTVSYEDRNEKIVRELDFSAIAPFDWNHMTDTYDDSADDESSQAVASLMKAVGYGTKMQYSSETSIAYHQDAGKALIDYFGYDRNIHFYERGSMSDSEWTDLIISELEAGRPVLYDGRNPSMGHTFVCDGYDGNGYFHFNWGWSGMSDGYYSLSALNPSEQSTGGSTGGYTLKQAVLCHIAPQGTPGSVAQTERLLNIEKLYFRDATSFHIASETPELHTTLDDSQLFFYSFNKGLNDFTGEVCAAVITDSGITPISTTTVSGLENNNYTAVRFQLADVSLADGTYRIGFYYRCGEQDGWHVVKCSTANGPSECYATVSGRNLTLSPVMPTISVNLASELSWNHLHADAPATWTFDIANTGDIRLEGYAGIALADASGDYKGIYVSPILCPANETVTAKINSTLKGIAGGTYQAIPFYSYNSQPTVADITLLSQSVEVKIAHLSILPENGSYLMTDNADTPLRLSVTNLSPDSWEGKLEADIIAPDGSLRQGTFSADVAVAPKSTATAMLTGDNLNLERGNYILNLYMSPGRDLLLTSISLLVTSHVSGLDEIVTDSMDVKVADGHLYIASPSQLSSVTLHDIAGHQLVRQNANGNETAIDISGLQGGVYILTIVRTDGNRDVRKINIRNS; encoded by the coding sequence ATGAAACGACAGATACTGACCGCTGCTTTTATTTCGTGGTTAACAGGCACCAGTATGACCGCAGCCACAGTAAATCATGATGCAGCACTCCACTACGCCACCGAATTCCTGTCAGAACGCGGCTTGTCGTCCACACTCCGGCCGGTCAGTCTTTCAGCGATAAGCCGCAGCGTGTCCCTCCCGCAATCCGAGGCCGTTCATATCTTCAATATCGGTGAAAACGAGGGCTATGTAATCATAGCCGGTGACGACCGTGCAAAGAAAATCCTTGCCTACAGCGACACAGGTAATATCGATATGGCAACTATGCCTGAGGCATGCAGGACATGGATAGAACAGTATGCCGAGGAAATATCCTCACTCCCTGCCGACAGTCATGCTGCGGACACTGCCGGACAGACATACGAGAACAAACGGGCCAATGCCGTAGCGCCCCTGCTAAAAAGTCGTTGGAATCAGAAATCCCCCTACAATCTGCAATGTCCCGTAGACATAACTACAGGCCGACAGTCAGTCACAGGATGCGTGGCAACGGCAACGGCTCAAATTATGTACTATCACCGCCATCCATTGCAAGCCACCGGCACTGTCAGCTACGAAGACAGGAATGAAAAGATTGTCCGTGAACTCGATTTCTCGGCAATCGCACCCTTTGACTGGAATCACATGACCGATACATACGACGACAGCGCGGATGACGAAAGCTCCCAGGCAGTCGCCTCGCTCATGAAAGCCGTCGGTTATGGAACAAAAATGCAATATAGCTCCGAAACAAGCATAGCCTACCACCAGGATGCCGGAAAAGCTCTTATCGATTATTTCGGATATGACAGAAATATACATTTCTACGAGCGTGGCTCAATGAGCGACAGTGAATGGACCGACCTTATAATATCCGAGCTTGAGGCTGGCCGTCCCGTGCTTTACGACGGTCGCAATCCCTCGATGGGCCACACTTTCGTCTGTGACGGATACGACGGAAACGGTTATTTCCATTTCAACTGGGGATGGAGCGGAATGAGCGATGGATATTATTCTCTTTCGGCCCTTAACCCGTCCGAACAATCGACAGGAGGCTCCACCGGAGGTTATACGTTAAAACAAGCTGTTTTGTGCCACATAGCTCCGCAAGGCACTCCCGGTTCTGTCGCACAGACCGAACGTCTGCTTAATATTGAAAAACTCTATTTCCGCGACGCGACTTCGTTTCATATCGCAAGCGAGACCCCGGAACTGCACACAACACTCGACGATTCACAACTGTTTTTCTACTCTTTCAACAAAGGTCTCAACGACTTCACCGGCGAGGTCTGTGCGGCAGTGATTACCGATAGCGGCATTACTCCGATTTCCACAACAACCGTCAGCGGACTCGAAAACAACAATTACACAGCTGTCCGCTTCCAGCTTGCAGACGTATCACTCGCTGACGGAACATACCGAATAGGCTTCTACTACCGTTGTGGCGAACAGGACGGCTGGCATGTCGTAAAATGCTCGACAGCCAACGGCCCCTCCGAATGTTATGCCACAGTCAGTGGCAGAAACCTGACACTAAGTCCTGTCATGCCAACCATATCCGTGAACCTCGCTTCAGAACTGAGCTGGAACCATCTTCATGCCGACGCTCCCGCAACATGGACATTCGATATCGCCAATACAGGCGACATACGTCTGGAAGGATATGCAGGCATAGCGCTGGCCGACGCTTCAGGCGACTACAAAGGAATATATGTAAGCCCCATACTCTGTCCGGCCAACGAGACTGTTACAGCTAAAATCAACTCTACGCTGAAAGGAATCGCCGGAGGCACGTATCAGGCCATACCGTTCTATAGCTACAACAGTCAGCCGACTGTGGCCGACATCACTCTGTTGTCGCAATCGGTCGAGGTCAAAATCGCACATCTCAGCATATTACCTGAAAACGGCAGCTATCTCATGACAGACAATGCCGACACCCCGTTGAGACTGTCGGTCACGAATCTCAGTCCCGACTCATGGGAAGGAAAACTTGAAGCAGACATAATTGCCCCCGACGGTTCTCTCCGTCAGGGAACTTTCAGCGCAGATGTGGCAGTTGCCCCCAAGTCCACTGCTACAGCGATGCTCACAGGCGACAATCTCAATCTCGAAAGAGGAAACTATATCCTGAACCTCTATATGTCGCCGGGCCGCGACCTGCTCCTCACCTCAATATCCCTTCTGGTGACAAGCCATGTTTCCGGCCTCGATGAAATCGTGACAGATTCAATGGATGTTAAAGTGGCTGACGGCCATCTCTACATAGCATCTCCCTCTCAGCTTTCGTCCGTAACGCTCCATGACATCGCCGGACATCAGCTCGTCAGACAGAACGCCAACGGCAATGAGACTGCAATCGATATCTCCGGGCTGCAAGGAGGAGTCTACATACTGACAATAGTCCGAACCGACGGAAACCGCGATGTAAGAAAGATAAACATCCGCAATTCATAA
- the topA gene encoding type I DNA topoisomerase yields MLKNLVIVESPAKAKTIEKFLGKDYKVMSSYGHIRDLRKKDISIKVDSDFQPVYEIPTDKKALVAELKKAAKEAETVWLASDEDREGEAIAWHLYEVLGLKPENTKRIVFHEITKNAILHAIEQPRDIDLHLVDAQQARRVLDRLVGFELSPVLWKKIKPALSAGRVQSVAVRLIVDRENEIQAFKSEPYYRVTALFNIPGGAQLRAELSKRLPDEESAREFLEACKKSVYTVTDISVKPLKKSPAPPFTTSTLQQEAGRKLGFTVSQTMMIAQKLYEAGHITYMRTDSLNLSQLAINSISNLITDELGEKYLKVRRYHTNAKGAQEAHEAIRPTYIDKETIDGSAQEKRLYRLIRLRTMASQMADAELEKTTIDITPSERPEHFTASGEVIKFDGFLKVYLEGNDDDDNGEDESGTLPPLKTGETLTAGNITATERFTLAPPRYTESSLVKKMEELGIGRPSTYAPTISTIQHREYIVKGEKPGEKRSFNVMTLADGKISSSHRSENVGAEKGKLIPTDTGIIVNEFLTQHFPDILDYDFTADMEQKFDRIAEGESDWNQEIARFYGLFHPEVEKANELRTEHKIGERILGTDPTSGEPVSVKIGRFGPIVQIGSTESKDKPRFASLRKDQSVFDIQLEDALKLFELPREVGEFEGKQVIAAVGRFGPYLRHDGKFVSIPKDLSPTSITIEEAEELIKAKREADSNKVIKIFDEDPEMQILNGRYGVYIAYKKSNYKIPKSVENPADLTIEQVRQLIEEQDNAPKRPARRASGRTKKS; encoded by the coding sequence ATGTTGAAAAACCTCGTCATAGTAGAGTCTCCGGCAAAGGCCAAGACTATTGAAAAATTCCTCGGCAAAGACTACAAGGTCATGTCGAGCTATGGTCATATCCGTGACCTCCGCAAGAAAGACATCAGCATTAAGGTCGACTCAGATTTTCAGCCGGTCTACGAAATCCCGACCGATAAGAAAGCACTTGTAGCCGAGCTTAAGAAGGCAGCCAAGGAAGCCGAGACCGTGTGGCTCGCATCCGATGAGGACCGCGAGGGTGAGGCCATTGCATGGCATCTCTACGAAGTGCTCGGACTCAAACCTGAGAACACGAAACGCATCGTATTCCACGAAATCACCAAAAACGCCATACTCCACGCCATCGAGCAGCCGCGCGACATCGACCTCCATCTCGTCGACGCCCAGCAGGCACGCCGTGTGCTTGACCGTCTGGTAGGATTCGAACTCTCACCCGTGTTGTGGAAGAAAATCAAGCCCGCCCTGTCAGCCGGACGCGTCCAGTCGGTGGCAGTGCGTCTCATCGTTGACCGCGAGAACGAGATACAGGCATTCAAGTCAGAACCCTACTACCGCGTGACCGCGCTTTTCAACATTCCGGGTGGCGCTCAGCTACGCGCCGAGCTGTCGAAACGTCTGCCCGACGAAGAAAGCGCCCGCGAATTTCTTGAAGCATGCAAGAAGTCGGTCTATACCGTCACCGACATCAGCGTGAAACCGCTCAAGAAATCGCCCGCGCCGCCATTCACCACCTCCACACTCCAGCAGGAAGCCGGACGCAAGCTCGGTTTCACCGTATCGCAGACCATGATGATAGCCCAAAAGCTTTACGAAGCAGGACATATCACCTACATGCGTACCGACTCGCTCAACCTCTCGCAGCTTGCCATCAATTCCATTTCAAATCTCATCACCGACGAACTCGGTGAAAAATATCTCAAAGTTCGCCGCTACCACACCAACGCCAAGGGCGCACAGGAGGCACACGAAGCCATCCGTCCTACATATATCGACAAGGAGACCATCGACGGAAGCGCACAGGAAAAACGCCTCTACAGGCTCATACGCCTCCGCACAATGGCCTCGCAGATGGCTGACGCAGAACTCGAAAAAACGACAATCGACATAACACCCTCCGAACGGCCCGAACACTTCACCGCCTCGGGCGAAGTCATCAAATTCGACGGTTTCCTCAAAGTATATCTTGAAGGCAACGACGATGACGACAACGGCGAGGACGAAAGCGGAACACTCCCTCCTCTGAAGACAGGCGAAACTCTGACTGCCGGAAACATCACTGCGACAGAACGTTTCACTCTCGCTCCCCCGCGCTACACCGAATCGTCGCTTGTCAAAAAAATGGAGGAACTCGGCATAGGCCGTCCGTCGACCTACGCCCCGACAATCTCGACAATCCAGCACCGCGAATACATCGTCAAGGGCGAAAAACCGGGCGAAAAACGCTCATTCAACGTAATGACCCTTGCCGACGGTAAAATCTCGTCGAGCCATCGCAGCGAGAACGTCGGCGCGGAAAAGGGTAAACTTATCCCCACCGACACCGGCATCATAGTCAACGAATTTCTCACCCAACATTTCCCGGACATCCTCGACTATGACTTCACGGCCGACATGGAACAGAAATTCGACCGCATAGCCGAAGGAGAAAGCGACTGGAATCAGGAAATAGCCCGATTCTACGGGCTATTCCATCCCGAAGTCGAGAAAGCCAACGAACTGCGCACCGAACACAAAATCGGCGAACGCATTCTTGGCACAGACCCCACTTCCGGCGAACCGGTCTCGGTCAAAATCGGCCGTTTCGGACCGATTGTGCAGATAGGCTCTACAGAGTCGAAAGACAAACCTCGCTTTGCATCTCTGCGCAAAGACCAAAGCGTGTTTGACATACAGCTCGAAGACGCACTCAAGCTGTTCGAACTTCCCCGCGAAGTCGGCGAATTCGAGGGGAAGCAGGTCATCGCCGCCGTAGGCCGTTTCGGGCCATATCTGCGCCACGACGGAAAATTCGTAAGCATCCCGAAAGACCTCTCACCCACTTCTATCACCATCGAAGAGGCCGAGGAACTTATCAAAGCCAAACGCGAGGCCGACAGCAACAAGGTGATCAAAATCTTCGATGAAGATCCTGAGATGCAGATTCTCAACGGACGCTACGGTGTCTACATCGCCTACAAGAAGAGCAACTACAAGATACCGAAATCCGTAGAAAACCCCGCCGACCTCACCATCGAACAGGTGCGTCAGCTCATAGAAGAGCAGGACAATGCCCCTAAACGCCCCGCCCGACGCGCATCAGGCCGAACAAAGAAATCATAA
- a CDS encoding T9SS type A sorting domain-containing protein — protein sequence MKKFLLPAIAACVCVAPAFGQVYGTTPETAKPFPAAGGWFVPTLEDAPAEAWFTITSPQATPALWGDAPSDYTNPEPAGQQIFVYLCDGGQQAFQMAEGTDAYVLMPGQEYLVKITPKVAGFFGMNPANPLPAARFEGKEKYYPIAVSSEEFGQTRTLEAGETKWFELTVPYATQITTNYMMSPVLAVEKIEAIHLECPGGTNLGSGLMGPYVKAGKNVIGFTASADASAAFQIGYNAMLTLNCGNNLLRGQSLTLDAKTTYPDAYYTVDRYFTVPEDGTYTFINHGAKGTILNIGKVKMTDPDNQYAYECDWSDIQSATVGNDDATIVVSGLTAGEKVLVQSDAFGVIGEGSDNLPYLMVVKGGSTGISDIKADNSTLKVNAANGRLNVESVLLASGAEVAVYDIMARKVASAVAAEGAESLEMSLDVTSGVYVVVVYGKGSSESAKITVK from the coding sequence ATGAAAAAATTTTTACTCCCCGCTATCGCCGCATGCGTATGCGTAGCACCTGCCTTCGGACAGGTCTATGGCACTACGCCTGAAACGGCAAAGCCTTTCCCCGCTGCGGGAGGTTGGTTTGTTCCGACACTTGAAGACGCACCTGCCGAAGCATGGTTCACAATCACTAGCCCTCAGGCAACTCCGGCTCTCTGGGGCGACGCACCTTCGGACTATACCAATCCTGAACCGGCCGGCCAGCAGATATTCGTCTATCTCTGCGACGGTGGCCAACAGGCATTCCAGATGGCAGAAGGAACTGATGCCTACGTCCTCATGCCCGGTCAGGAGTATCTCGTAAAAATCACACCCAAAGTCGCAGGATTTTTTGGAATGAACCCTGCCAATCCTCTGCCTGCCGCAAGATTCGAAGGCAAAGAGAAATATTATCCCATAGCCGTTTCATCCGAGGAATTCGGTCAGACAAGAACACTCGAAGCCGGCGAGACAAAGTGGTTTGAGCTTACTGTCCCCTATGCCACACAGATAACCACAAACTACATGATGTCTCCTGTTCTGGCAGTTGAAAAAATCGAAGCAATCCATCTCGAATGTCCCGGTGGCACAAATCTCGGCAGCGGACTGATGGGACCGTATGTAAAAGCCGGAAAGAATGTGATCGGATTCACAGCTTCAGCCGACGCTTCTGCAGCATTCCAGATCGGATATAACGCAATGCTCACTCTCAACTGCGGAAACAACCTCCTCAGAGGACAGAGCCTGACCCTCGATGCCAAAACCACTTACCCCGACGCATATTACACGGTTGACCGCTACTTCACAGTGCCTGAAGACGGGACTTATACCTTCATCAACCACGGAGCAAAGGGTACAATCCTCAACATCGGCAAGGTCAAGATGACCGATCCCGACAACCAGTATGCCTATGAATGTGACTGGAGCGACATCCAGAGCGCCACTGTAGGCAATGATGACGCTACAATCGTTGTGAGCGGACTCACAGCCGGTGAAAAAGTGCTCGTACAGTCCGACGCATTCGGTGTAATCGGTGAAGGTTCTGACAACCTGCCCTATCTCATGGTTGTCAAAGGCGGTTCGACAGGCATCAGCGACATTAAGGCCGACAACAGCACTCTCAAGGTCAACGCAGCCAACGGCCGTCTCAACGTAGAGAGCGTACTTCTCGCATCAGGCGCTGAAGTTGCCGTCTACGATATCATGGCCCGCAAGGTGGCTTCGGCAGTTGCAGCCGAAGGTGCTGAAAGCCTTGAAATGAGCCTTGATGTGACATCAGGCGTATATGTCGTGGTTGTCTATGGTAAAGGCAGCTCAGAATCAGCCAAGATTACCGTAAAGTAA